The following are from one region of the Quercus robur chromosome 1, dhQueRobu3.1, whole genome shotgun sequence genome:
- the LOC126718323 gene encoding lysine-specific demethylase JMJ30 isoform X1, protein MADKLETPTLDAESTTLLHAISEHGGYAYVSMATLAAEAGDPRAAEAALEMAWEQLHSGPWHSVLPVWRDAYSMACLHVARLHFSNGELSEALRVLDMGLIMGGSLLRKDLDSAVEKVSAVARDSTVSDQSSDRRLVRHELDQEEVLRSLPIKSLSCKIVVKRPALSLEGFLREYFLSGSPVIISDCMAHWPARTKWNDLDYLKRVAGDRTVPVEVGKNYLCSQWKQELITFSQFLARIEANNCSDNPTYLAQHPLFDQISELRKDICVPDYCFTGGGELRPLNAWFGPAGTVTPLHHDPHHNILAQVVGKKYIRLYSASVSEELYPYTETMLKNSSQVDLDNIDETQFPKVHDLEFQDCILEEGEMLYIPPKWWHYVRSLTPSLSVSFWWSDIQN, encoded by the exons atggcgGATAAGCTGGAGACTCCAACGCTAGACGCGGAGAGCACCACGCTCCTCCACGCGATCTCGGAGCACGGAGGCTACGCGTACGTGAGCATGGCGACGCTGGCTGCGGAGGCAGGAGACCCACGCGCGGCTGAGGCGGCGCTTGAGATGGCGTGGGAGCAGCTCCACTCTGGTCCCTGGCATTCTGTGCTGCCGGTGTGGCGGGACGCGTACTCAATGGCGTGCCTCCACGTGGCGAGGCTCCACTTCTCCAACGGTGAGCTCAGTGAGGCCCTTAGGGTTTTGGATATGGGCCTCATCATGGGCGGTTCGCTCCTCCGTAAGGACCTTGACTCCGCCGTCGAAAAGGTCTCCGCCGTAGCAAGGGACTCCACGGTTTCCGATCAAAGCTCTGATCGTCGATTAGTTCGCCATGAACTCGATCAAGAGGAG GTGCTTCGGTCTTTACCCATTAAGTCTCTGTCTTGTAAAATTGTGGTAAAGAGGCCTGCTCTATCTTTGGAGGGGTTCCTTCGTGAATATTTTCTATCAGGTTCTCCAGTTATTATTAGTGACTGTATGGCTCATTGGCCAGCCAGGACAAAGTGGAATGACTTGGATTATCTAAAAAGGGTTGCTGGAGACCGCACAGTTCCAGTTGAG GTTGGCAAAAACTATTTATGCTCACAGTGGAAGCAAGAGCTTATCACATTTTCACAGTTTCTTGCAAGGATTGAGGCTAACAACTGTTCTGACAACCCTACATATCTCGCCCAACATCCGTTGTTTGATCAG ATAAGTGAGTTACGGAAGGACATTTGTGTTCCTGACTATTGTTTTACTGGGGGTGGGGAGCTGAGGCCTCTTAATGCCTGGTTTGGACCAGCTGGGACAGTAACACCGTTGCACCATGATCCACATCATAATATACTTGCTCAG GTCGTTGGCAAAAAGTATATAAGGCTTTATTCTGCTTCAGTGTCGGAGGAACTTTACCCTTACACTGAAACCATGCTTAAAAATTCAAGCCAG GTTGATCTAGACAACATAGACGAGACGCAGTTTCCAAAGGTGCATGACTTAGAATTTCAAGACTGCATTTTAGAGGAAGGTGAGATGCTTTATATCCCGCCCAAATGGTGGCACTACGTGCGATCTTTGACCCCAAGTTTGTCAGTTAGCTTTTGGTGGAGTGACATTCAAAATTGA
- the LOC126718323 gene encoding lysine-specific demethylase JMJ30 isoform X2 — protein sequence MADKLETPTLDAESTTLLHAISEHGGYAYVSMATLAAEAGDPRAAEAALEMAWEQLHSGPWHSVLPVWRDAYSMACLHVARLHFSNGELSEALRVLDMGLIMGGSLLRKDLDSAVEKVSAVARDSTVSDQSSDRRLVRHELDQEEVLRSLPIKSLSCKIVVKRPALSLEGFLREYFLSGSPVIISDCMAHWPARTKWNDLDYLKRVAGDRTVPVEVGKNYLCSQWKQELITFSQFLARIEANNCSDNPTYLAQHPLFDQISELRKDICVPDYCFTGGGELRPLNAWFGPAGTVTPLHHDPHHNILAQVVGKKYIRLYSASVSEELYPYTETMLKNSSQVDLDNIDETQFPKVHDLEFQDCILEEVTWKSRQNPRGGY from the exons atggcgGATAAGCTGGAGACTCCAACGCTAGACGCGGAGAGCACCACGCTCCTCCACGCGATCTCGGAGCACGGAGGCTACGCGTACGTGAGCATGGCGACGCTGGCTGCGGAGGCAGGAGACCCACGCGCGGCTGAGGCGGCGCTTGAGATGGCGTGGGAGCAGCTCCACTCTGGTCCCTGGCATTCTGTGCTGCCGGTGTGGCGGGACGCGTACTCAATGGCGTGCCTCCACGTGGCGAGGCTCCACTTCTCCAACGGTGAGCTCAGTGAGGCCCTTAGGGTTTTGGATATGGGCCTCATCATGGGCGGTTCGCTCCTCCGTAAGGACCTTGACTCCGCCGTCGAAAAGGTCTCCGCCGTAGCAAGGGACTCCACGGTTTCCGATCAAAGCTCTGATCGTCGATTAGTTCGCCATGAACTCGATCAAGAGGAG GTGCTTCGGTCTTTACCCATTAAGTCTCTGTCTTGTAAAATTGTGGTAAAGAGGCCTGCTCTATCTTTGGAGGGGTTCCTTCGTGAATATTTTCTATCAGGTTCTCCAGTTATTATTAGTGACTGTATGGCTCATTGGCCAGCCAGGACAAAGTGGAATGACTTGGATTATCTAAAAAGGGTTGCTGGAGACCGCACAGTTCCAGTTGAG GTTGGCAAAAACTATTTATGCTCACAGTGGAAGCAAGAGCTTATCACATTTTCACAGTTTCTTGCAAGGATTGAGGCTAACAACTGTTCTGACAACCCTACATATCTCGCCCAACATCCGTTGTTTGATCAG ATAAGTGAGTTACGGAAGGACATTTGTGTTCCTGACTATTGTTTTACTGGGGGTGGGGAGCTGAGGCCTCTTAATGCCTGGTTTGGACCAGCTGGGACAGTAACACCGTTGCACCATGATCCACATCATAATATACTTGCTCAG GTCGTTGGCAAAAAGTATATAAGGCTTTATTCTGCTTCAGTGTCGGAGGAACTTTACCCTTACACTGAAACCATGCTTAAAAATTCAAGCCAG GTTGATCTAGACAACATAGACGAGACGCAGTTTCCAAAGGTGCATGACTTAGAATTTCAAGACTGCATTTTAGAGGAAG